A single genomic interval of Paenibacillus sp. J23TS9 harbors:
- a CDS encoding EAL domain-containing protein, which translates to MRTRVEEKRTIKAALWGIALFAALQLAESAFAFQVLDKDAFITVFILLSSCCVAVGFSIFSQGWLLFSHKLSRYRLYTAALFLCVAVCDLLQTLSLMGVSLFGYTLTANNGLWLLILSKLLFATGILCIYSLKDSMVSLAHKSIVFTATSLLTVMCIAAFVIWNRVLPPLTSSGSMNNLMKLMGLVIVAVCLSGMAAIVYRGRKERAPSLLIIIRALIYITIGQGLIISAENTYDINYLLGVLCGSVSYYLMLKGVYRLTIEDPFREQQRIEAKMNYLAFHDDLTGLPNKRRLNQRLGRLVQGRDNGKSGIVVFNVNRFKNINDSLGHQAGDQLLQMVGDRLKRNSLPKEEVFSMGGDEFALIIPSLVDVDSAISRVRELLELFEKPITIDDYDYHISLCAGMAVYPEDGDTAEEVIQHADTAVHHAKDYGIDVRHFVPSMQRKAKERLKLENDLRKALERNEFYLEYQPLVHLETTEIVGMEALLRWKHPKRGNVSPLEFIPLAEESGLIVPIGEWVLRTACTLNKEWQDAGYKPICVSINLSMRQFLQPQLADQIGQILNEIGLEPKYVELEITESMTFDKETAFEQLRRLKELGVFISIDDFGTGYSSLHYLKNMPIDRLKIDRSFVHEVMSDHNDAAIVSTITSMAHHLQLKVTAEGVENEEQLRFLREQRCHEGQGYYFSKPILPKDFEKTFLLH; encoded by the coding sequence ATGCGTACAAGAGTCGAGGAGAAACGAACGATCAAAGCAGCCCTATGGGGGATAGCGTTATTTGCAGCACTACAATTGGCAGAATCAGCGTTTGCGTTTCAGGTATTGGATAAAGATGCATTCATAACAGTTTTTATTCTTCTTAGCAGCTGCTGTGTGGCAGTGGGATTTTCTATTTTCTCACAGGGGTGGCTTTTGTTTTCACACAAGCTATCACGCTACAGGCTATATACGGCCGCGTTATTTTTATGCGTGGCGGTTTGTGATCTTTTACAGACCTTAAGTCTGATGGGAGTTTCGCTTTTTGGTTACACCCTTACAGCGAATAACGGTTTATGGCTGCTCATTCTTTCAAAGCTCCTATTTGCAACCGGGATTTTATGCATTTACAGCTTGAAGGATTCCATGGTCTCGCTCGCGCATAAAAGCATTGTTTTCACGGCGACAAGTTTGCTTACGGTGATGTGCATTGCTGCTTTTGTGATATGGAACCGTGTTTTACCGCCACTGACAAGCAGTGGAAGCATGAACAATCTTATGAAGCTGATGGGTCTTGTGATTGTGGCTGTCTGTCTGAGCGGCATGGCTGCCATCGTATATCGAGGCCGAAAGGAACGGGCTCCCTCGCTTCTGATTATTATCCGTGCTTTGATTTACATTACCATCGGCCAAGGTCTGATTATTAGTGCCGAAAATACATACGATATCAACTATTTACTAGGAGTTCTTTGCGGTAGCGTGTCTTATTATCTGATGTTAAAAGGTGTTTACCGGCTGACTATTGAAGATCCATTCCGTGAGCAGCAGCGCATCGAGGCTAAGATGAACTATCTTGCTTTTCATGATGACCTTACAGGACTGCCCAACAAGCGGCGGCTGAACCAACGTCTGGGCAGGCTGGTGCAGGGAAGGGATAACGGCAAGTCCGGAATCGTGGTATTCAATGTTAACAGGTTTAAGAATATCAATGATTCGCTTGGACATCAGGCCGGGGACCAGCTTCTGCAGATGGTGGGAGACCGACTGAAGCGTAATTCTCTTCCTAAAGAAGAGGTATTCAGCATGGGCGGCGACGAGTTTGCTTTGATCATTCCTTCGCTAGTCGACGTGGATTCAGCGATAAGCCGGGTCAGAGAACTGCTGGAGCTGTTTGAAAAGCCCATAACGATTGACGATTATGATTATCATATTTCATTATGCGCAGGTATGGCCGTCTATCCAGAAGACGGAGACACGGCGGAAGAGGTCATTCAGCATGCAGACACTGCAGTACATCATGCGAAGGACTACGGTATAGATGTGCGCCATTTCGTACCTTCGATGCAGCGTAAGGCTAAGGAAAGACTCAAGCTGGAAAATGATCTTCGCAAGGCTCTCGAACGGAATGAGTTTTATCTGGAGTATCAGCCGCTGGTTCACTTGGAAACAACTGAAATTGTCGGCATGGAGGCACTCTTGCGGTGGAAGCATCCAAAAAGAGGTAACGTCTCGCCGCTGGAATTCATTCCATTGGCTGAGGAGAGCGGCTTAATTGTCCCGATCGGTGAGTGGGTGCTCCGGACGGCCTGCACGCTGAATAAAGAGTGGCAGGACGCAGGTTACAAGCCGATTTGTGTGTCCATCAATCTGTCTATGCGTCAGTTTCTGCAGCCGCAGCTGGCAGACCAAATTGGCCAAATATTGAATGAAATCGGGCTGGAACCCAAGTATGTGGAGCTTGAGATTACAGAAAGCATGACGTTTGACAAGGAAACGGCCTTCGAGCAGTTGCGCCGGTTGAAAGAGCTTGGTGTCTTTATCAGCATCGATGACTTTGGCACAGGTTACAGCTCACTGCATTACCTGAAGAACATGCCGATCGACAGGCTCAAGATTGACCGTTCCTTCGTCCATGAGGTCATGAGTGATCATAACGATGCTGCCATTGTATCCACCATCACGTCCATGGCTCACCACTTACAGCTTAAAGTGACTGCCGAAGGGGTGGAAAATGAGGAGCAGCTTCGTTTCCTGAGAGAACAACGCTGTCATGAGGGACAGGGTTATTATTTCAGTAAGCCAATCCTTCCTAAGGATTTTGAGAAGACATTTCTACTGCATTAG
- a CDS encoding YbjQ family protein encodes MIVVTTEHIHNHEVVEVLGTTFGVVVRARGIGGDIMASLKGLVGGEVKQYTQMIEDARRQAMDRMVQNAHAMGGDAIVMMRFDSGDIGNNMSEIVAYGTVVRTRPIG; translated from the coding sequence ATGATCGTAGTTACGACAGAGCACATACATAATCATGAGGTTGTTGAAGTGCTGGGCACGACATTTGGTGTCGTTGTCCGGGCTCGGGGAATCGGCGGCGATATTATGGCATCATTAAAGGGACTGGTTGGCGGAGAAGTGAAGCAGTACACACAGATGATTGAGGATGCCAGACGGCAGGCCATGGACCGGATGGTGCAAAATGCGCATGCCATGGGCGGAGATGCTATTGTGATGATGCGCTTCGACAGCGGGGATATCGGCAACAATATGAGCGAGATCGTCGCATATGGTACCGTGGTCAGAACGAGACCTATCGGTTAA
- a CDS encoding HD family phosphohydrolase, whose translation MGAIVGIILIYGLQLVVFLLLLWLSWRFFDRRYRRKDEDAVQRDLLSGKFTPTPEIFVDPRDGCKYQVYYNKETGEREYVRIK comes from the coding sequence ATGGGTGCAATTGTGGGTATCATCTTGATTTACGGTCTGCAGCTTGTCGTATTTTTACTTCTGCTCTGGCTCAGTTGGCGCTTCTTCGATCGCAGGTACCGCCGCAAAGATGAAGACGCTGTACAAAGGGATCTCTTGAGCGGTAAGTTCACGCCTACTCCTGAGATATTTGTAGACCCGCGGGACGGTTGCAAGTATCAGGTATATTACAATAAGGAAACAGGAGAACGGGAATATGTCCGCATCAAATAG
- a CDS encoding aldolase catalytic domain-containing protein: MKTNPCKIVDCTIRDGGLVNNWDFSVEFVQSLYAGLNEAGVDYMEIGYKNSPKLLKGADQAGPWRFLNDDFLRQVIPQKGKTKLSALVDIGRVDVDDILPRTESMLDLIRVACYIKDVDKALELIQTFHDRGYETTLNIMALSNVMENELLEAFEMIKDSVVDVVYIVDSYGSLDHKDVEYLVEKFKNYLPNKRLGVHTHNNMQLAFSNTLTAAEHGVELLDASVFGMGRAAGNCPTELLVTHLKNTHYTLRPVLDIIERFMIPLREKEEWGYLIPYMITGTLDEHPRSAMAQRASKDKDKYVEFYDKLTTPEVNFDTN; the protein is encoded by the coding sequence TTGAAGACAAATCCCTGTAAGATTGTGGATTGTACAATTCGTGACGGTGGACTGGTGAACAATTGGGATTTCAGCGTTGAATTTGTACAGAGCTTGTATGCCGGACTGAATGAGGCTGGCGTTGACTATATGGAAATTGGCTATAAAAATTCCCCTAAGCTGCTTAAGGGCGCCGATCAAGCGGGACCATGGCGGTTTTTGAATGATGACTTCCTGCGCCAGGTAATTCCTCAAAAGGGTAAAACTAAATTATCCGCTCTTGTCGATATTGGCCGGGTAGATGTGGATGATATTTTGCCGCGAACGGAAAGCATGCTCGATCTGATCCGTGTTGCCTGTTACATTAAAGACGTGGACAAGGCGTTGGAATTAATTCAAACATTCCACGACCGCGGATACGAGACCACACTGAACATCATGGCTTTGTCCAATGTCATGGAGAATGAGCTCCTTGAAGCTTTTGAAATGATTAAGGACAGCGTGGTCGATGTCGTGTATATCGTCGATTCCTACGGAAGTCTGGATCACAAGGATGTTGAATATCTGGTAGAAAAGTTTAAAAACTATCTGCCGAATAAACGCTTAGGGGTACATACGCATAACAATATGCAGCTTGCGTTCTCCAACACGCTGACTGCTGCTGAGCACGGGGTGGAATTGCTGGATGCGTCTGTGTTCGGTATGGGGCGCGCTGCGGGCAACTGTCCGACTGAGCTTCTTGTAACGCATCTGAAGAATACACACTACACGTTGCGTCCGGTGCTGGATATCATCGAACGCTTCATGATTCCACTTCGTGAGAAGGAAGAATGGGGTTATCTCATTCCTTACATGATTACAGGTACGCTGGACGAGCATCCGCGCTCGGCCATGGCACAGCGTGCATCGAAGGATAAGGATAAATATGTGGAATTCTATGACAAGCTGACCACGCCGGAAGTTAATTTCGACACGAATTAA
- a CDS encoding FeoA family protein, translating to MNQPTQLLNLKPGTAGSIYAIKEMNPILRQRLYDLGVHEGSTVFMKQRGPFGGPITLECNGQLFGIRLKEAKEIEVSIC from the coding sequence ATGAATCAGCCAACTCAACTGTTGAATTTAAAGCCTGGTACAGCAGGCTCCATATATGCAATCAAAGAAATGAATCCAATTCTGCGCCAGCGCTTGTATGATCTTGGCGTTCATGAAGGCTCCACTGTTTTCATGAAGCAGCGTGGTCCCTTTGGAGGTCCTATCACATTGGAATGCAACGGGCAGCTTTTCGGCATCCGCCTGAAAGAGGCGAAAGAAATTGAGGTGTCGATCTGTTGA
- the feoB gene encoding ferrous iron transport protein B, with translation MSSFALVGNPNTGKTSLFNTLTTSYEYVGNWAGVTVEKKIGDLKNGGGQLVDLPGIYSLHPLSRDESVAAQYLMEETPSALINIVDASQLERNLALSIQLLEYGRPIILGLNMMDVAANRGIHVDIHRLQEQLGVPIIPLVARTGKGSSKVLSTLKEIPAAASPELKLDYGAAEAAITDIESLLATTSGLPNHRWVALQLLAQNPVILQALSSKIDMNLVNDISKNCEEQLQQMGLPSSLPDWIRSVRTGFIEKLCSAAMDRSSQKPHNLTERLDNILTHRYFGIPIFLIFMFLLFKVTFDWIGNPLSDVLDGFISGTVSDGINKALDLAGASSFTHALIVDGIVAGVGGVLVFIPQIFILFLIISFIEDSGYMARVSLLMDSLMEAVGLNGKAFIPFIIGFGCNVPAVMSARSIEQPKDRLLTTLLIPLMSCSARLPVYALFAGVFFQSHQALVVLSMYVLGIAMALLLCKVFSSYLLKNESSVFIVELPPYRLPQGRTLMRGTWEKGKGFLRKAGTLILGGSVLIWLLSYSGPGGFGVEMNNSFLAKIGGLMAPLLAPLGFGTWQSGSSLLTGFLAKEIVVSTMNIIYHVPNMEGLQGQIAHSFTSLQAFSFMAFVLLYTPCLATVGVIRKETSSWRWTIFSIGYAVVLAYLISLIIYQGGHLLGLS, from the coding sequence TTGAGCTCCTTTGCGTTGGTCGGTAATCCGAATACTGGTAAAACTTCACTTTTCAACACACTGACGACCTCCTATGAATATGTAGGCAACTGGGCTGGTGTCACCGTAGAAAAAAAGATCGGAGACTTAAAAAATGGCGGCGGCCAGCTGGTCGATCTGCCAGGCATATACTCCCTGCATCCCCTATCCAGAGATGAGAGTGTCGCTGCACAGTATTTAATGGAAGAAACACCCTCCGCTCTCATCAATATTGTGGATGCCTCCCAGTTGGAGAGAAATCTCGCACTTAGCATTCAGCTGCTGGAATATGGGCGTCCGATCATCCTAGGGCTAAACATGATGGATGTGGCCGCAAACCGCGGTATACATGTGGATATTCATAGGCTTCAGGAACAGCTCGGAGTTCCCATTATTCCGCTCGTCGCCCGTACAGGCAAGGGCAGCTCGAAGGTTTTGAGTACGCTGAAGGAAATCCCGGCTGCAGCGTCGCCAGAATTAAAACTGGACTATGGAGCGGCAGAAGCAGCCATAACAGACATTGAAAGCCTGCTCGCAACCACATCCGGACTGCCGAATCACCGCTGGGTTGCACTCCAGCTGCTCGCACAAAACCCAGTTATTCTTCAAGCATTATCCTCCAAAATAGATATGAATTTAGTGAACGACATTAGCAAAAACTGTGAAGAACAGCTCCAGCAGATGGGACTTCCCTCCTCCTTGCCGGATTGGATACGTTCAGTACGCACCGGATTTATCGAAAAACTATGCTCTGCAGCCATGGATCGTTCTTCGCAAAAGCCGCATAATTTGACAGAACGCCTGGACAACATTTTGACCCATCGTTATTTCGGCATACCGATTTTTCTTATATTCATGTTTTTGCTCTTTAAAGTTACGTTTGACTGGATCGGCAATCCGCTGTCGGATGTGCTGGACGGATTTATATCAGGAACGGTAAGTGACGGAATCAATAAAGCGCTGGATCTGGCAGGCGCTTCATCCTTCACCCACGCTTTGATCGTAGACGGCATCGTGGCCGGTGTGGGCGGAGTACTTGTCTTTATTCCGCAAATTTTCATCTTGTTTCTTATCATATCCTTTATCGAGGATTCGGGTTACATGGCTCGTGTCAGTCTATTGATGGACAGTCTCATGGAGGCCGTCGGCCTGAACGGCAAGGCCTTCATTCCTTTTATCATCGGGTTTGGCTGTAATGTACCCGCCGTCATGTCGGCGCGCAGCATTGAACAGCCCAAGGATCGGCTGCTGACCACTCTGCTCATTCCATTGATGTCCTGCTCAGCAAGACTGCCGGTATACGCGTTGTTCGCAGGCGTCTTCTTCCAGAGCCACCAGGCACTTGTCGTTCTATCCATGTATGTACTCGGCATTGCGATGGCGCTGCTGCTGTGCAAGGTATTCTCATCTTACTTGCTGAAGAATGAATCCTCCGTGTTTATCGTAGAACTGCCACCATATCGGTTACCTCAGGGACGCACCCTGATGCGGGGTACCTGGGAAAAAGGCAAAGGATTCCTGAGAAAAGCCGGCACACTCATTCTTGGCGGCTCAGTGCTGATCTGGCTCCTCTCCTACAGCGGACCGGGAGGCTTCGGTGTGGAGATGAATAACAGCTTCCTAGCCAAAATTGGCGGGCTGATGGCCCCGCTGCTGGCACCACTCGGTTTCGGGACCTGGCAGTCAGGTTCTTCACTGTTGACCGGATTTTTAGCAAAGGAAATCGTCGTTTCAACCATGAATATCATTTATCACGTCCCTAATATGGAAGGCTTACAAGGACAGATCGCGCATAGCTTTACATCCCTTCAGGCATTCAGCTTCATGGCATTTGTGCTGCTGTACACGCCATGTCTGGCTACCGTGGGTGTGATCCGCAAGGAGACCTCCTCCTGGCGCTGGACGATATTTTCCATCGGTTATGCAGTCGTTCTTGCTTATCTTATATCTCTGATTATTTATCAGGGCGGCCATTTGTTGGGTTTGTCTTAA
- a CDS encoding FeoB-associated Cys-rich membrane protein, which translates to MRCISLIDILIIGVIFAYAAWTLFRYVKKSKKGACASCSLNKSCQSACSIPEATMPHTNNAGDIRSRIQPKEK; encoded by the coding sequence ATGAGGTGCATATCCTTGATTGATATTTTGATTATCGGCGTTATTTTCGCCTATGCTGCATGGACACTTTTCCGTTATGTAAAAAAGAGTAAGAAAGGTGCCTGCGCTTCCTGCTCCCTGAACAAATCCTGTCAGTCAGCCTGTTCTATTCCGGAAGCAACCATGCCTCACACCAATAACGCAGGAGACATCCGTTCCAGAATCCAGCCAAAAGAAAAATAA
- a CDS encoding leucyl aminopeptidase, producing the protein MNGYYGSEHIQVSMDWKEDLDAGQYDVDAFIVLVSPQGIQDGSMQQVWNSMLMPLMESHLFQAAPFQTYAVPLPGRGEYRTVIFVGAGERPLTSEELRVASAQAARQALKMRAKKLAWELSSPLLTFSVEQNALVAAQAITEGMILGSYRHKQYKKNTSSYKGIEQLIFLRKGKVSAAELLDWEVGIQRGKAYAESTCLARDLTNLPGNFLVPDDLTKAAMEIAEKHGFESAVLDEKQLETLGMGGLVAVGKGSVHPPRLIMIKYQGRAEWSDVTGLVGKGITFDTGGISLKKRVGMEEMISDMGGAAAVLGVMNALGILRPAVNVVMVIPTAENMPGGNAFKPGDIIHSLSGRTIEVLNTDAEGRIVLADGMTYARQQGAVKLIDVATLTGAVLSALGDIATGVVTNDDTMLEEFILASKRTGEKVWPLPAYKEFWDMLKSDVADLSNSTGARGAAITAGLFIGTFAEGLPWIHLDIAGTAFVNKERGVNPKGATGVMVRTITEWILSQEAMKK; encoded by the coding sequence ATGAATGGATATTACGGTTCTGAACATATACAGGTATCAATGGATTGGAAAGAAGATCTCGACGCAGGGCAGTATGATGTTGACGCGTTTATTGTATTGGTATCACCCCAGGGCATTCAGGATGGAAGCATGCAGCAGGTGTGGAATTCAATGCTTATGCCTTTGATGGAGAGTCATCTGTTTCAGGCTGCGCCTTTTCAAACGTATGCCGTCCCGCTTCCGGGACGCGGAGAATACCGGACGGTGATTTTTGTGGGTGCTGGCGAGCGCCCTCTAACATCAGAGGAACTAAGAGTAGCATCTGCTCAGGCAGCAAGGCAGGCATTAAAAATGAGGGCGAAAAAGCTGGCATGGGAGCTCAGCTCACCGCTGCTTACCTTTTCGGTGGAGCAAAATGCTCTTGTAGCCGCCCAGGCAATAACGGAAGGAATGATCTTAGGCTCCTACCGCCATAAGCAGTATAAAAAGAATACTTCCTCCTACAAGGGAATTGAGCAGCTGATATTTTTGCGAAAAGGTAAGGTTTCGGCTGCTGAATTATTGGATTGGGAGGTTGGCATTCAGCGCGGAAAGGCATATGCTGAGTCCACTTGTCTGGCTAGAGATTTAACCAATTTGCCAGGAAACTTCCTGGTACCTGACGATTTGACCAAGGCCGCCATGGAGATCGCGGAAAAGCATGGATTCGAATCAGCTGTTCTGGATGAAAAGCAGCTAGAGACGCTGGGTATGGGCGGACTGGTTGCTGTCGGAAAGGGCAGTGTGCATCCGCCGCGACTGATAATGATCAAATATCAAGGCAGAGCTGAATGGAGCGATGTTACAGGCCTTGTTGGTAAAGGCATTACATTCGATACAGGAGGCATCTCGCTGAAAAAGCGGGTTGGGATGGAGGAAATGATCAGCGATATGGGCGGTGCTGCCGCTGTGCTCGGTGTCATGAATGCCTTGGGCATCCTTAGGCCTGCGGTTAATGTCGTGATGGTAATCCCCACAGCTGAAAATATGCCGGGAGGCAATGCATTCAAGCCGGGAGATATTATTCATAGCCTCAGCGGGCGGACTATAGAGGTTTTAAACACCGATGCGGAAGGCAGGATTGTGCTTGCGGACGGCATGACCTATGCGAGGCAGCAGGGAGCTGTTAAGCTCATTGATGTCGCTACGCTCACGGGAGCTGTACTGTCGGCTCTGGGTGACATAGCCACAGGGGTGGTTACGAACGACGATACCATGCTCGAGGAGTTCATTCTGGCCTCCAAACGAACCGGTGAGAAGGTATGGCCCCTGCCTGCATATAAGGAATTCTGGGATATGCTGAAAAGCGATGTGGCCGATCTTAGCAACAGCACGGGGGCTAGGGGCGCTGCGATCACCGCAGGCTTATTTATCGGTACCTTTGCAGAGGGGCTGCCCTGGATCCACCTGGATATTGCAGGTACGGCTTTTGTGAATAAGGAGCGGGGGGTCAATCCGAAAGGGGCGACAGGAGTCATGGTCCGCACCATTACCGAATGGATTCTTTCACAGGAAGCAATGAAAAAATAA
- a CDS encoding ATP-binding protein, which yields MLSDIQETLLQSLEAFQSTQLVKNKYENILEHLDSGVMLFDSEGVLTFINVQMARLLEVSRKSLTGCTLLQILRHPQLSRFKKKKILRIYRETIFHCKKYHELTDESGRQWLLTVTYGDQMDGDYLFSVKDVSDFKQIEQTAYRNDKLAMLGKISASIAHEIRNPLTAIRGFIQLLRPHLIKLGKDEYARIILMEIDRANDIIYEFLNSSKPSAPQTTVIPVLSLLKEVVLLTESEALMKGCQVMLHDDIPPLHISVDVKQIKQVILNMVKNAMDAIDHLSGENGGLIEIQTNRDNKNVHICITDNGKGMDHNTLSHLFDPFFTTKESGTGLGLSVSYRIIKNHKGYIAVNSTVGKGTEFVISLPIVEMI from the coding sequence GTGTTGAGCGATATCCAGGAGACGTTGCTACAGTCCCTTGAGGCTTTTCAATCTACGCAGCTGGTGAAGAACAAGTATGAAAATATTTTGGAGCACTTGGATAGCGGTGTAATGCTGTTTGACAGCGAAGGTGTGCTGACGTTTATTAATGTGCAGATGGCCAGGCTGCTGGAAGTGTCCCGTAAATCCCTTACGGGCTGTACATTGCTGCAAATTTTGCGACATCCACAGCTAAGCCGGTTCAAGAAAAAGAAAATCCTGCGGATTTATCGTGAAACGATTTTCCACTGCAAAAAATACCATGAGCTGACGGATGAATCCGGTCGCCAGTGGCTGCTTACCGTAACGTACGGCGATCAAATGGATGGAGATTATTTGTTTAGCGTCAAGGATGTGTCGGATTTTAAGCAAATTGAACAAACCGCCTATAGGAACGACAAGCTTGCCATGCTTGGAAAAATATCCGCCTCCATTGCACATGAAATCCGAAACCCGCTAACTGCAATCCGAGGCTTTATTCAACTGCTGCGACCCCATCTGATTAAATTAGGAAAAGATGAATACGCCCGCATTATCCTTATGGAAATCGATAGAGCCAATGATATCATATACGAATTTTTGAATTCCTCAAAGCCTTCCGCCCCTCAGACCACGGTTATTCCGGTACTTTCCTTGCTTAAGGAAGTCGTGCTGCTGACCGAGAGTGAGGCTTTGATGAAAGGCTGCCAAGTGATGCTGCATGACGACATCCCGCCTCTACATATCTCAGTTGACGTGAAGCAAATCAAGCAGGTAATTTTAAACATGGTTAAAAATGCGATGGATGCGATTGATCACCTAAGCGGTGAAAATGGCGGGTTAATTGAAATCCAGACGAATCGCGACAACAAGAACGTACATATCTGCATTACGGACAATGGTAAAGGGATGGACCATAATACGCTCTCTCATCTGTTTGATCCTTTTTTTACGACGAAGGAAAGCGGGACAGGCCTCGGACTGTCAGTGAGCTACCGGATTATCAAAAATCATAAAGGGTATATCGCCGTCAACAGCACCGTTGGCAAAGGAACTGAATTTGTGATTTCTCTGCCGATTGTGGAGATGATCTAG
- a CDS encoding peroxiredoxin, with amino-acid sequence MAERLVGKAAPDFTMETVTGDGSDFSKASLTDYRGKWLVFFFYPLDFTFVCPTEITALSDAADQFKALDAEILGVSTDSIHSHKAWITTPRDSNGLGQINFPLASDITRSVAKDYGVYIEEEGVALRGLFIINPEGELKYQVVNHNDIGRSVEETLRVLQALQSGGLCAMNWKPGDKNLLA; translated from the coding sequence ATGGCAGAACGTTTAGTAGGTAAAGCAGCTCCTGATTTTACAATGGAAACCGTAACAGGTGACGGATCCGACTTCAGTAAAGCAAGTCTGACCGACTACCGCGGTAAATGGCTCGTATTCTTCTTCTATCCTCTGGACTTCACATTCGTGTGCCCGACTGAGATTACAGCACTTAGCGATGCTGCAGACCAATTCAAAGCACTTGACGCTGAAATCTTGGGCGTAAGTACAGACTCTATCCACAGTCACAAAGCTTGGATCACGACTCCAAGAGATTCCAACGGTCTGGGACAAATCAACTTCCCACTGGCTTCGGACATCACTAGATCCGTTGCTAAAGACTACGGTGTATACATCGAAGAAGAAGGCGTAGCGCTGCGCGGCTTGTTCATCATCAACCCTGAAGGCGAACTGAAATATCAAGTGGTTAACCACAATGATATCGGCCGCAGCGTTGAAGAAACTCTCCGTGTTCTGCAAGCTCTGCAATCCGGCGGATTGTGCGCAATGAACTGGAAACCAGGAGACAAGAACCTGTTAGCCTAA